The following proteins are co-located in the Solanum pennellii chromosome 1, SPENNV200 genome:
- the LOC107007801 gene encoding uncharacterized protein LOC107007801: MQVNHHLAGYPNQGPVVLMQHAPQVRSSGVSNMEDTPQEMQLLDAVRLNRVEMPESYHEGLNDAREVSGHTEGKQPVYQRMKWSDDMVKLLITALSYIGEDALSNGVLVKKGKWRAISCVMSERGYCVSPQQCEDKFNDLNKKFRRLNDVLGRGTACNVVENPVLLEMMDLPNDLKEEMNKILGSRQLFYEEMCSYNNQNRLFLPHDPVVQQSVFWAVRGKYKYETGSMSQDLPLKRNIGGEESLDHNTTADPNLVQHMPAKRKARGEERNLHMARLSLNGTATLDPDPNMLYPNSNGIQLSLNNKEKKIQDEHVLLRLQKMEEQKLLIQGKLLELEKQRVNLEISCSEEDMGLQKMQLDNKVIKLENQQLMLELKCGGKQRLV; encoded by the coding sequence ATGCAAGTTAATCACCATCTAGCTGGTTACCCTAACCAGGGTCCAGTGGTTCTTATGCAGCATGCTCCACAAGTGAGGTCCTCTGGTGTAAGCAACATGGAAGACACCCCCCAAGAAATGCAGTTGCTTGATGCTGTCAGACTCAATAGAGTTGAGATGCCTGAATCTTATCATGAGGGTTTGAATGATGCAAGAGAAGTCTCTGGACATACTGAAGGGAAGCAGCCAGTGTATCAGCGTATGAAATGGTCAGATGACATGGTTAAGCTTTTGATTACTGCTCTTTCTTACATCGGAGAAGATGCTTTGAGCAATGGAGTTCTTGTCAAGAAGGGAAAATGGAGGGCCATTTCCTGTGTTATGTCTGAAAGAGGTTATTGTGTATCACCTCAGCAATGTGAGGATAAGTTTAATGATCTCAACAAAAAATTCAGGAGACTGAATGATGTACTTGGGAGAGGTACTGCATGTAATGTTGTGGAGAACCCTGTGCTTCTGGAAATGATGGACCTACCTAATGATTTGAAAGAGGAAATGAACAAGATTTTAGGTAGCAGACAATTGTTCTATGAAGAAATGTGCTCATACAACAATCAGAATAGATTGTTCCTTCCCCATGATCCGGTGGTTCAGCAATCTGTGTTTTGGGCTGTGAGAGGTAAGTATAAATATGAAACTGGAAGCATGTCGCAGGATTTGCCTTTGAAGAGGAATATAggaggagaagaaagtctgGACCATAACACTACAGCAGATCCAAATTTGGTGCAGCATATGCCTGCAAAAAGGAAAGCACGAGGCGAAGAAAGAAATTTGCATATGGCCCGTTTATCCCTGAACGGTACCGCTACATTAGATCCAGATCCAAATATGCTTTATCCTAATAGCAATGGGATTCAACTCTCTTTGAACAAcaaggagaaaaaaatacaGGATGAGCATGTTCTCCTTCGCTTACAGAAAATGGAAGAACAAAAGCTACTGATTCAGGGCAAATTACTGGAATTGGAGAAGCAGAGAGTCAACTTGGAGATTTCCTGCAGTGAAGAAGACATGGGTTTACAAAAGATGCAGCTGGATAATAAGGTTATCAAGCTTGAGAATCAGCAACTGATGCTTGAACTCAAATGTGGTGGAAAGCAGCGTTTAGTCTGA